The window GGTAAGCTACAATGCTGGTGATGGTCTGCTCGCGCTTCTCTTTTGCCATATCTaagcttgtggccatctccCTACTGTTATGCTCAATGCTTAGTAGTAGAGTGGTGATACTTGGCTTAACGACATTGAGATAAATGATTGCTTTTGAGTCAAATGACAAAGAGAAATGAGTCTCATTGGTTGTTCATCTTTTGGTGGTGTGATATTTCCCATAGACATCTGGGGTGTTCATCTGGctattttcctttcttgttcgtgagggatttcttgaggtagtcgaggatcatcttgttggatgcttcgacCTGCctattgccttgaggatatctcagcatggacatgtgctgcttgatgccatacttttaGAAGAACTTTGCCAAATCATTGCCCACAAATTGTAGGCCGTTGTCGGTGACGATGGActgagggatgccaaatcggcaaatgatgttccttcATATGAAGTGCTCTATGTCCGTCTGAGTCGTGGTCGTCTTGGgctctgcttctacccatttggtgaaatagtcagttgccacgatcatcatgccttTGCCCTTAGTAGCAGGCGACATAGGTCCTACCAGGTCAATTACCTACTGCATGAACGGCTAAGGATTTGTCTGCGAGTGTAGCTTCGCTGGTAGGAAGTGCTGGTACCTGCTTGTAGTGTTGACAACGGtcgcacttttgtactaactcaTTAGCATCTCGGTGTATGGTAGGCCAGCAGTAACCTGTGTTGAGAGCCTTCTGTGCTAAGGATCGACCTCcgaagtgatttccacaaatgccttcgtggattgagcttagaacttTCAAGTCATTGGGAGGAAGgaggaaaagaagaaggaggaaagaggaggaggaggaagaagaagaagaaaaaaaaaatataaaaaaagccCAAATCtgcaaaagaaggaggagaagaagaagaaaaaaaaacccaaatctgcaaaagaaagaggaaggaggaggaggaagaagaagaagaagaagaaaaaaaacccaaatctgcaaaagaaggaggaggcaaaaaaaaaaaaaaaaaaatccagatcCCATTGAGGTGGAATAGGAAAACCTTCGTGACAAAGTAGGctccgaatcaagccacgttaacatttaactgaaaagtaaacgatCAAGTaatggaaggtataacattggaccaaattctaaagataagATATGatattatcaattttaaaaaataaagtatgaAAGTATTATGACACGTAATTTTTTATACTTTACCCTACTCTTTTTCATTACCGTTTCTTCGAAGTTGGGAAATGAATCGTCAGAGGATAAATAAAAAGGCGAAAGTTTTGTTTGTTGAGGTCGCCCGCTGGCCCAATGCGCTttcgttattattattattattgtccATGTCAAAACACCTTTCAATACGCTTTGACTCCGCCGTATGCGTTGGCTCTCTCAGATCGCAGGACGTTTCCAGGAACGATACTGTTTTGGTTACCTGTTCAATATGCTTTATTTACTTTAATCCAGCTTTTGCGTTGGCTCGCTGAGATCGCGGGACGTTTCCAAGAACGATACGGTTCTTTTTTGCGTTGGCTACCATTTCATACAATTTACTGTGAAGAGTGTGATGTATCAGCTATAGATCTTTGTCAATACATTGATTTTTACCAAAACTATTTCTTTTAAAAGATCTAccattttttattagaaaagtTTGAATAAAAAGGTGTGTATGTATGCCTGTATGGATTTTCCCACGCACGAGAATACGCAAAGGAACCCATCCAATTCTTAAagtcatcccactcaaattaaaaaaaaaaaaaatattgacggCCTTCATTCATGATGAAATTGTCAAACAATTAGCGAATTAGACACACAAAATTTGCAATATAACGCATATGAAGACACAATTTGATGAGCAATGCCTACTTGAAGAGGAATTGGCAACGAACAAAATAGAGTCTACCCATATGGATTTTGTTCTCATCATTGTCATCAAAGCTACAAAGAACAGCAAAGTAGACCCGAGAGGAGCTAATAACACaccaacaaaaaattaaaatactcacTAGGAGAGACTCACAAGTAACCTCACCAAGAAGCCTCTTATTGACAGAAATATCAAAACGAAAAATAAATCTACGACAATCCATGAGATGAAAGAATAGTAAGGCTAGGAGAACTGGGATGGGCTACCACTGGCCACAAGTGAAGAAAAGGGCTGGGAGttgtaaattttataaatataagATTTTGGTAGGGGAAGGGAGTGAGCCATTAGGAGTAGTTTCTTATacattagcattccaaaaatccaTGCTTTTGAataagagtattttttttttctagtacAATTTTGATAAGAGTATTTTCGGGAAGTGTAAACATGAATTCTATTATAATCAGAAAGATGTAAATTTGAGATCtcatttatttttgctttcttttaACCAACGAAAATtattatacatatttttttagtccACCTCTTAAATATGGAAACATATACTTTATTTACATGTTTTGGCGAAAATAGATATTTTACATTAATCATTTGAGAGCTTTTCGattgaaaaaatttaaattgtacATTTCTAGACATTTTGCATTTTCTATTAGAAGATTTACATTAATGTGTACTTTATCTGCTATTAGAGATGCTATAATGGAGTTCGAATTTGGAGTTgctgaaattatttaaaaaacaacTTACTGAAAAATTTGTTGTAGGTTTGGTAAGACCTAACCTTAaggtaaaactcaaattttaggttctaaatttACCTCAATATGCTCCAACCCTTAGGGTAAATatgagttaaaacttaaaactcatTTCTGGGCCAAATTTAGCCTAGATTTACCCCAGGATTAATGGAATTGGcccaccatatatgtatatttttttagttttatatttataaattcattgaattcaatggttaagatctaatttgatgaagtccaatggtaaaaaaaaaaaaaaaaatctaacggttcaaatttaaatccaatggctaaagtaaataaaaagaaattcttttatatgtttcatattttttcatagtGTTTCACGAGTTTCATAGTGTcagttagtgatttttcaatatttatgggaatctaaatatttttaggttagaatgttcataaaattaaattaggataatttacataattttttatttttaaaaaaattactttaagaaaaaaaaattagcctaaattcattctttaataatctgggTCTAAAATTTTAACCTAGAAGGATTGAACtaaaaaaactatttctgggttaaaacctaaattttttgggctaaaatttttaagttttaacctgAGGGTTAGAGATGGTTTAAATGGTAAAATACCCAGGGTTTAAAATTACAGCTAGTATCCTCGCTTGTCCTTTCCCCTTTCTCCTTGTCGTCCTTCAAATCGAAGGTTGGCGACCTTCAGTTACCAGGAGAAATCAACAGTTAGCCATAATTCCTTCAATGAATTAGAGTATGCTCTGCTCGTTTTCTGCGAAGTTTCCTTCATTGAAAAAAAAGTGGAGAAGAtaagattttgtttttatttatttattttttttttaagactagCGTTagtaaattagatgttagattagtcactgaTAAGGTTCAAATACACATCGTCGTACAAGGGCACGACACTATTCTACCACTGCGGTGAACTGCCACTTGCAAGAAgataagattattaaaaaattattaaaataactaTCATCCAACATCATGATATTTTAAGTCATCTCTATAAGTGTTAGGTTCTCAAGCCCAGGGAAAGAGCCCAACCCAAAAGACTAGTCCAATAGGTAGGAGGACCCAAGGACTTAAGAACCCCTACACCCCTACACCCCTACACGCCCATAAGtgtaggcgatgtgggatcatAACATTACACCACCGTTCGGAAGCCGACGCCCACGGTAGCCCTTACTCTGGTGGCTTTTACTCTTAACGGCGGCGCACCCTTTGGTCGTCCTGTTAAGGTAGCCCTTTCCAGGTCGCCCCTTCCGCCGCGTCAggaacctaggctctgataccaatgttAAATAACACACTCTAGTTTAGATTCATAACCCATCATATCTTGTCTATCTTACATTTTGATACAACAAATAGTGAACTAGACTGAAATCTATTTTAGCACACACCCAGCCCAACACATgaacaatttcatttcattttgtaTTGTATCATAAAGTGttgattattttaaaaattctaaaaaataaaataattatgagaaaataatgtggcagttttaattttaaagtggacatttttctattgttattttaattttttttaattataaatgacGTATGTTATACTTACATGGCTGTGAGATTAGTGTAAAATTTATGTTCATGTAATTATTAAATTGTCCATgttttttgaacttttgttcaattttaataAAGGGGTTAGAATGATATTTATGAACTTTTGATTGACAACCAAAGTTCTATTACTATGTAGTTTAGATTTGTCACAACTATCCCAATCTTAAATAGGCTGTATATAAAGTGAGAATGCTAGGTAAATCTTTCAAAATATCATAGAGTACCTCTGTCAACTTAGAATTCTTTGTCCCAATCTCAAATAGGCCGTATATAAAGTGAGAAAGCTAGATAAAGCTAGATAAAAGCTTTCAAAATATCATAGAATACCTCTATCAACCTAGAATTCTTTGTCTAAATCACAAATAGGCCGTATAAAAAGTGAGAGTGCTATGTAAGCTTTCAAAATGTCATAGAATACTTCTGTTAACTTAGAATTCTAAGCTATCAAAATATCATAGAATAACTTTATCAATTGAGAATTTTTGTCCCAATCTCAAATAGATCGTATATAAAGTGAGAAGGCTAGACAAATGTCAATTTTAAGGACAATTCATGACAAAAACACTTTTTAAAATATCTGAACATGTGTTAAAAGACactttataaaaaatataatttgaacTTGTGGCGTGTTGATTTGAACGCATGGTAAAGACGGTGATACCAAAACATGTGGCTAGAAAATTCGGTGTGTCGTCTGTCTTCCCAACTCGTTCGCTaacctatatatatgtgtgctgAATCGCAGTGAAAACAAACAACGCACGTAATATCGAAACATGTGGCTAGACGTGTCTCGTTACTTGAAAGCAGGGTAATATCGAAACATGTGGCGAGTACTTCCGTGTCTCGTCTCGCTTCCTAACTCTTTCACTAAGCATATATACGTGTGCTGAAACTCAGAGTCCAAAACAAACAACGCGCGTAACATTCTCAGTTTCTCATCAAACTAGATTATTTTACGTTCTCTCTGTAAACCATTGGAATTCTGttgttctttcatcacccaATAACAGATTACGTAATTGAATTAAGTTCCGAGTCTCTTTGTTTCCGTAAATTATGTGTGTGGCTTCGGCCGGAATGGGTGCTCGGAGAACGTCATTTCAACTGCTGTTTGATGCTGTAAAATCAGTGCAGGAGGAGAATACAATGTTCCAACACATCCTCGGAGACATCAAATCCACACTGGACTCTCTACAACCTCTCATCAAAGACATCGAAAAGTATAACTCGAAAGAGGGACTGCAAAATTATGCAATACAGATGGAGGAAGGAGCAAAGCTTGTTCATAAGTGCAGCAAAGTTGGCGTGTGGAGAAAACACACATACACCAAGAAGCTTCACCAACTGGATAAATCTCTTCGAAGAGTGTTTGATGTGCTTAAACTGCAGGGTATGAGGGATGCGAGGGAGACGTCGGTTTCTTTGAGGAATATCGAGACGGTGCTTTCTCGAATAGAAGAGAGTTTGAAGATAAAAACTAATCAGCCTGAAATGATTAAATGTTCGTCTGCAGTGCCTGAACCGCCATCCGTTACAGTCGGGTTGGATTTGCCGTTGAAGGAGTTGAAGATGAAGCTCCTTAAGGATGAAAAGGTGTCTATGCTTGTGCTGACTGCTGCTGGAGGATGTGGGAAAACCACCTTGgctaaaatgttttgtcaagatcaagaagtcaaggGTATGCTATTTacgatttcaatttttttttttggttaagtttTACATCCTAGTTAAAAAGTAATACACCGTGTAGAGGATTATGCGAGTAGACTTCGCGCTAGGGCCTATAAAATGTCCGCTATACTCCCTCCAAACATACACAGTAACCAAaatttgttaaagaaaataaaaactacaacgAAGGGGACATGAAACTAAAGCGCACGAAAGGAATATAAGAAAGATTAGAAAGACCTATATGGGCATGCCCAACAAATAACTAGTCGTGATATGAACCTGACATGATTTTCTTTGTACTAGTGGTAAGTTAAGCTGATGCCTTCCTCTTAGAGTTAACAAGTCTAGCAATAAGCTCCTGTTTGATTACTTGCATGATCTGAGAATTGCAAACATATCTAGTCAACCTTTTATTAACACCTTTCTTACATCCTGTTTGGATAGATACATTCAAGAATAACATCTTCTTTGTCAATGTCTCGAAAAAGCCCAACTTGGACCTTATTGTACACGAACTATATCAACGGAAGGGGTCCGAGCTGCCTGCTTTCGAAAACGAAGTCATGGCAGCAAACTGGTTGcaacaatttctgaaggaatcAAGACAAAATCCTCTACTGTTTGTCCTGGATGATGTTTGGTCAGGATCAGAGTCCCTTCTTGAGAAGTTTGATCAattcaagttttcaaattaCAAGATTTTGGTCACATCAAGATTTGCATTTCCAAGATTCGGTTCTCCTTATCATTTGTCACCATTGAATGATGAAGATGCAATGGCTCTTTTTCACTATTCAGCATCCTTGGAGGACAAGAGCTCTTATACTTACGAAGATCTTTCGAGAAAGGTGATTTCTTAGTCCACaataccatatatatatatatatttaaatgatTATTTATGCCTCAGAAGAGGGTAAAGAAATAACGTTTGAGCATCCACACACGTTAATGAACGGTGAAGAATGAAGTAAGAAGAATGAAAGAGTAGACAGTTTACAATTTTATTATCTTTATGAAACCTTTTAGGCTTTAGATGATTTTCAAcgataaaaatcaaataatagtAACTGAATTCATTTTGGATATTTAAATTGCAGATTATCAAGCATTGTAAGGGATGCCCACTTGCCATTGCATTGGTCGGGAGATCACTTCGCGGCCAGCCTTTAGAAATCTGGCAGAAAAGAGTTGTAGAATGGTGCAAAGGTTCCTCTATTCTTGATTCTGACAAGGATTTACTTGCTTGCCTCCAAAGCAGCTTAGATGCCTTGGATAACGAAAGGGCTATCATCAAGGAATGCTTCCTCGATCTAGGTTCTTTTCCAGAGGACCAAAGAATTGCTGCTGCCGCCCTCATTGATATGTGGGCAGAGTTATATGGTCTAGATGAGGAAATTCTGACCATTGCCAACCTTCATGAGCTCACCTCCCGAAGTTTAGCTAATCTTGCTGTCACAAGGTATGCAAGTTGCTCataattttctatttcaatGTATGCTGAACAAATCATTAAAGAAATTAGTATTGATCATCCAGGCATGAGAGGGAGGCCGATGGCTATTATACTGAACACTTTGTCACCCAGCATGACATGCTTAGAGAGTTGGCGATCCATCAGGCGAGTCAAGACCCAATAGAACATAGGAAACGACTATTTATGAACATATGTGGGGACAAACTTCCTAATTGGTTGACAGAACAAAAGTATCAAGCGATCAAGGCTCAACTATTATCTATCTCAACAGGTTCCATCAATCTCTCTTAGTAAATACTTATACATGTGCACTCGGGACACACGTGTGCACTCACAGACATGCTCATTCATACTAAAACTTCAATAGGACTTCCACACATTTAATTTCAACCCACGCTAATATCTTAATGCTCACTGTTTGCAGATGGTGCCTTCTCAGCAAAATGGCCAAACATTCAAGTACCCGAAGCAGAGGTTCTAGTTCTgaattttcaaacaaagaactaTGCCTTACCTGAGTTTGTGGAGAAAATGGATAAACTAAAAGTTCTAATACTACAAAATTATGGTTCGTTACCTGCAGAACTAGATAATTTTGAACTACTTGGTTCGCTACCAAATCTTAGGAGAATTAGATTAGAACGTATTTCAATTCCTTCCATAAGCAAGGTCCTCAAACAGTTGAAAAGTTTACAAAAGATTTCTTTTTTCATGTGTGATATCGGCCAAGGTTTGGTCCAAATTTTAGATGCACTGCCAAATCTAGTGGAATTGAACATAGATTATTGCCATGATCTCGTGCAACTTCCTGCCAACCTTTGTGACCTTGTTCACCTTAAGAAGCTTAGCATCACCAACTGTCATAAGCTATCTGCCTTGCCTGCAGACATCGGAAAGCTAGTCAATCTAGAAGTGTTGAGGCTTAGGTCTTGTGCAGAATTGTTAGAGTTGCCACGCTCTATTAGGAACCTTATAGTTTTGAAATTTCTTGACATATCTGATTGCTTTAGCGTAGAGGAGTTGCCCGAGGATATTGGTGCAATGTGCAGCATGGAAAAGATCAACGTGAGCCAGTGTTCAAGACTGAAAGAGCTGCCTGCTTCTGTTATGGATATTCAGCAGTTGAATGAAGTGATATGCGACGAGGAGACAAAAACTTTATGGGAACCCTTCTTACCATTTCTCACAAACATACACATAAAGGTGATCAAAGAAGATATCAACCTAAGTTGGCTCAACAAGCTTCCACCCTAAGGCCATGGTCCTTCCATCAATGAGTGTTGGTGCAATGTATGCAGTGCGATTGTgtaatgttatttttcttttgtaatttactactattttatgttttatgtgtTTGTAAATAACATGGCCGTGCTGTAGGATTACCGTCATTATCCACCATGGGTATTATTGTATATAACATGTCTCCACTTTTCATTGTTCAACTCTTCATTGATTTTCCATTGATTTATCCAATTAATGGGTGTTGATGCAATTTATTGCAGGGAGAAGTgcttggaaagaaaataagtgttcAAAAATAACTACCTTTAATTTATCCAATCCATGAGTGATGGTGCAATGTATTAATTTAATTGTTGTTTCTCCTCTATCTCTTGCTTCACCTCTCCATTCCCCTTCAGTTAAATAGCCCACaacattattgttttatttcaaGGGTAATGCTAAGGGAGTTTAAATTCAAGTACGTTGTACGCATAACACCATTGAAAGAACAAACGGATTACAAAACTAGAAATATTATTGACATTGAACATTCCAaattcgccgagaaggctagatAAACTAAAGAGACTACATTGGTATTGATTTGTTATTCTATAGAGTTACAAAGtaccatttatatatatatatatatatatgtatgtatgtatataaactAACCTAACCCTAATAGGCAaggaaacaaaaccctaatattTGTCATTTTATAGACTACAGTGATTGACTTGTTATTCTACCGAATTAATTAGAGCATGTCAATACTTTAAAAGCCCGACTTGGCTTTGTAATATGAAGGCCACAAAGAAATTCAACAGCTACAAATCAATTAGAGCATGACAATTAAGTAGACGAAGGGGTTCTTTTCTCCAATTGATCTCTTGAAGTATTTTTGTATAATTAGTTTTGAAACAAAATAATTGTACATTAGAAAAGATAGCtgacattttcactaaaaaggagagttgatttttattaattaacattGAAGTTTTTGCATATATATTTTGAGAAAATAAGGGAATTACAATATATAGCCTACtcacataaaattttcattgtttgTCATTTTTCGTTAACTTATAATTCATGCAAACGGGATCAATTTGTCAATAAACGTATAATACACATAAATGAGATCAATTCATATGTGCATTGAACATGACAAATCTCATGTGATCAGTAGGGAAGCATATAATTTCCTTATGTTTTCATAGCATAAGCACAAAAACTTTAATGTTGATAAATGTTGGGGGACTTTTTAGGTTGAGGTAGATTTGAACTTTGAGAACGTCCTATTGTCTCCTTGGTGTAGATTCGTACCAAGTCTCGGAATATCTCGAAAGAGTTAGCTTGTCTTAGGAAATACCCCGGTAACATCAACGGCTCGAAGATGACATGATTGATCAAAATAATGACTTGCTCAAGTGAATTATGGTGTCGAAGCTAGAAGATTATAAGTTTACATGAGAGAGAAGGGATTTGCATGGTTGCATGGCATTCTTTGCTGGGTGATTTGGGCTTTCTTAGGGTGATAGTAAGGCTTCTAATGGCTGAGATGTTTGATGGAAGGTTGTGGCAATTACTAAGGTTGCATGAATAGTGATGCTTGAGGCTTGAAGTATGCTTTTGGACTAAATGGAACTCTCTAGGCTTATTTCCTTAGTGGTTCTCTCTCTTGCGTTCTCTCATATCTCTCTCTGTATTCTACCCTCGGATCCCCCTCTAATGGCTTATCCTCCTCCTTATGTTAGTGAAGGATTCTTCTCTAGGCTTCTAAGGAATCTCCCTTGTGGCTTGGTCTTCCCTTTCCTTCTCCCTAGGCTTCCTGTCATTCATCTTTTGGTATAAGATAGCTGCATTGTTGAGACCTACAATTTACTTTTTCCCGAGACGCGGCTTTCCTAGGGCGTCCTTTCGCAGACGTTAATTCTAGTAACGCGCTTCACGACTTTGCACGTTGATTGTCTGTGCAGGCTGGGAAGGGAAAGTCAGCATTAAATGCCTAACTTGCTGGGCTTAGCATGCATTTAATGTAAGAATCTAGTTTAGTTATATCTAAGGGAGTTGGTTTGCTAAGGAAAGGGGTAAACTAGGTTAATTCTTTCTCAATGATGCCTACGTGGAATGCAAAGGGCATGAGCTTGGATTTTTGGGCCCCAAACAACCCAAAGTCTTCCATGACCTCGATTATATGTAGGCCCGTTAACCTTTCCTAACCATCCACACCATAATCCACTTAACAAACCCTGAATATGGCTTGGGCTAAGCATGATTAATGACTAAGGAAGCATGGCGTGATGAATACGCATGAGCATGGCATGAATATTCGGCTTAATCACCGTGGCATGGcatgtttgtaaatatattcCTTGTCAATCTAGTGCCTTGACATATGTTTGAGCTTGAATGTAGGCTTTGCATGACAATTAGGCCTTAAGACTTAGTTAGATTGGTATGTGACATTTGTGGGCCCCAACATTAGCCCCTTGATTATTTGGGCTATGAGAAATCTTGAGTAGGCTGAATAATCAAACTCAGGTCCAAGGGATTCTTTTTTAACGTGGGGTTCCTGATGGGACTCTTCCTTTTCCCGTATGGCAGATAATTACTCCCTGTCGTTGTGCTCGTTTGCTTCCCGTGCACGTCCAATCATACATAAAAACTTTGGGTATTCCCTCGCCTCCACTTCGTAACCGTTACAAACTGCTCTCCTTCGTAggacttttcttcttcttttttccttctcaGTTTTCCCTAGTGATAGAATTAGGTATGTGTCTTTTCTCTTTGATTATGGGTTCCAAAGATTTTGGGGTTTCATCATGGACACACAAGGGGTACGTGTTTTTCCTTGGAGAAATTGAACTCCACTCCTTGGGTAGTCTTGCTGCTTTGAAATCTTGTGCGTTTGTTATGTGATTTCTTTCTTGCTTTTGATGTGTACTGTGCAATTATCGTCGAGCTTAACTTGCTTGTGTGTTGATGTATGCTTGTGCATGACTGATCGATTGATTGTATCAATTTACGTGGCATGATTAGCTTGACTGTATATAGCCTGTTTTTCTTGGATATGTGTATAACATACTTTTCCTGGCGAGATGTTATAAGGCCTTGATAGTATGGCATGTGTAGGGaaagatgcatgtgttttgtgtgatcgCACGTAGGGAAAATAGTCCCACATTAAAGTCTTAGACTTTTGCATAAAAGACTTTGAATTTTATGAACGTACCATTTTGCTTTCCCAGGGTACATTTGCTTGTTTTCCCAAGATAGATTCCTTACCATTTTTGGCTTTGTTTGCAGAGAAATTTTATCCTCTGGATTTCACTGGTAAAGAGCTACATACGTTGAGATGTGAGTTGAAAATCTATGAATCAGACGTACCCATCATCCTGTGTTTCAAAAAATGTCTACTACTTCGGAATTATGTCGGGGATTAGTTGAAACAAAGAGGTCCAAAGGTATTATTTGATTGATAGGTTAATTCGACTTGTATTGACTCTTCCCGTTTCTACAGCAACTACTGAACAAGCTTTTTTAGCAATGAATcttattaaaacaagatggAGAGTGAATTTCTAGCAAATTCAATGGTTGTGTACATTGAAAAAGAGCTTGCCGAAAATATTGATTTAGAAGAAATAACAAAGGATTTCAATTCCATTAAGGATCGAAGGGCACAACTTGAATAggtactttttcttttgtttgttaagtTATCATGACAAGATTGATGATGTATGTTTCTTTCTACTGTAAGTTgcaacttcaaatgtttttttttttgttaaatctaGTTGAAACTTGCTTTATTTATAGTTAAATTTCTTACTTTAAATTATTACTTTCAGGCTTTTTATTGTGTAACTTTATGtaagtaacaaaaaaaatttaaccatttgatctcctaataataattttagtttagcCCACCCACCAAATAATTCCTGGCTCCACTATTGCTTGCATTAAGCCTATGAATTcactcaaaataaaataaataacattgggTGGTAAATTTAGGCGTAATTATAATAGTTGAAACAAATACACTTCCCCCTACCACCCAATTTGTGCATATCCTatgaaaatataaggaacttACGCTATGGTCCCTTCTCAAGAAATTCCCACCTCTATCATTTTTTGTTAACTTATAATTCATGCAAACGAGAACAATTTATTAAAGAACATATGATACACGTGAATGAGATCAATTCATAAGTGTATTGAACATGACATCTCATGTGAATAGAGAAGCATAtaatttccttatgctttcatGGCATGTGCACAGAAAGTTTAATGGGATTgaaaattttatatgcatataatCATATTTTCTCATCTTGTAGTATTGTATTTTAAAAGATTAAAGGAAACCATACAGTAGCATCTTCACAATAAATTCTCTAACTTACATTAGAGCTATAAATTCACTCGCAACAATAtttaaattggaaaaaaaaattatcttacaAGGTCAAAAGAGGGCAAAGTGACTTCTTTTAGCGCTAATAACAGTTTTTTTAGAAACTACATATTTGTTTGCATAAACAATAAAGTCAT of the Pyrus communis chromosome 1, drPyrComm1.1, whole genome shotgun sequence genome contains:
- the LOC137745816 gene encoding probable disease resistance protein At5g66900, whose translation is MCVASAGMGARRTSFQLLFDAVKSVQEENTMFQHILGDIKSTLDSLQPLIKDIEKYNSKEGLQNYAIQMEEGAKLVHKCSKVGVWRKHTYTKKLHQLDKSLRRVFDVLKLQGMRDARETSVSLRNIETVLSRIEESLKIKTNQPEMIKCSSAVPEPPSVTVGLDLPLKELKMKLLKDEKVSMLVLTAAGGCGKTTLAKMFCQDQEVKDTFKNNIFFVNVSKKPNLDLIVHELYQRKGSELPAFENEVMAANWLQQFLKESRQNPLLFVLDDVWSGSESLLEKFDQFKFSNYKILVTSRFAFPRFGSPYHLSPLNDEDAMALFHYSASLEDKSSYTYEDLSRKIIKHCKGCPLAIALVGRSLRGQPLEIWQKRVVEWCKGSSILDSDKDLLACLQSSLDALDNERAIIKECFLDLGSFPEDQRIAAAALIDMWAELYGLDEEILTIANLHELTSRSLANLAVTRHEREADGYYTEHFVTQHDMLRELAIHQASQDPIEHRKRLFMNICGDKLPNWLTEQKYQAIKAQLLSISTDGAFSAKWPNIQVPEAEVLVLNFQTKNYALPEFVEKMDKLKVLILQNYGSLPAELDNFELLGSLPNLRRIRLERISIPSISKVLKQLKSLQKISFFMCDIGQGLVQILDALPNLVELNIDYCHDLVQLPANLCDLVHLKKLSITNCHKLSALPADIGKLVNLEVLRLRSCAELLELPRSIRNLIVLKFLDISDCFSVEELPEDIGAMCSMEKINVSQCSRLKELPASVMDIQQLNEVICDEETKTLWEPFLPFLTNIHIKVIKEDINLSWLNKLPP